A segment of the Synechococcus sp. CBW1002 genome:
GCACGGGGGCCGGCTGCCTCTGCTGATCCGCGCCGTACCCGATGGCAGCCGGGTGCCCACTGGCCAGGTGCTGATGACGGTGGAATCCACCGATCCCCAACTGGCCTGGCTGGTCACCTGGGTGGAGACCCAGCTGCTGCGGATCTGGTACCCCACCACGGTCGCCACCCGCAGCTGGCAGCTGCGCACGGTTCTAGCGGCCGCGCTGGAGCGCTCGGCGGATGATCCCGCCGTCGAGCTGGCCTTCCGCCTGCACGACTTCGGCTCGCGCGGGGTCTCCAGCCTCCAGAGCGCCGCGATCGGCGGTCTGGCGCACCTGATCGCCTTCCGCGGCAGTGACACCGGCGCCGCCCTGGTGGCCGGCCGCCGCCACTACGACTGCCCGATGGCCGGCTTCTCGATCCCCGCTGCCGAGCACTCCACGGTCCTGGCCTGGGGGCAGAAGCACGAAGCGCAGGCCTACCGGAACATGCTCGATCACTTCGCCCGCCCGGGAGCCGTCCTGGCGGTGGTGTCCGACTCCTACGACCTCTGGAACGCGGTGGATCACCTCTGGGGAGAGCAGCTGCGGCCGCAGGTGATCGAGGCGGGTGCCACGGTGGTGATCCGCCCAGACTCCGGCGATCCGGTGCGGATCGTGCCGGAACTGCTCCGGCGCCTGGAGGCCCGCTTCGGCAGCCGGATGAACGGCAAGGGCTACCGCGTGCTCCAGCACGTGCGGGTGATCCAGGGGGACGGC
Coding sequences within it:
- a CDS encoding nicotinate phosphoribosyltransferase, which codes for METNLLFDTDSYKTSHWLQYPPDLTAMGAYLESRGGENPATLFFGLQMLLLQSFTTPITQADVEEAEEFWQSHGLPFNRPGWERVVQVHGGRLPLLIRAVPDGSRVPTGQVLMTVESTDPQLAWLVTWVETQLLRIWYPTTVATRSWQLRTVLAAALERSADDPAVELAFRLHDFGSRGVSSLQSAAIGGLAHLIAFRGSDTGAALVAGRRHYDCPMAGFSIPAAEHSTVLAWGQKHEAQAYRNMLDHFARPGAVLAVVSDSYDLWNAVDHLWGEQLRPQVIEAGATVVIRPDSGDPVRIVPELLRRLEARFGSRMNGKGYRVLQHVRVIQGDGITAQTLPLVLEAVLAAGFSAENVAYGMGGGLLQQLNRDTQRFVYKASWVERSGQILPVHKRPITDPAKTSKAGVLDLIHTGGTYRTIVRPLPGIHPDSCLQTVYENGELLNRCSLDQVRERAVLG